Part of the Candidatus Bodocaedibacter vickermanii genome is shown below.
GGATATAGTGTCGTGCGTGATTTTTGTGGTCATGGGATTGGGACATCGATGCACCATGAACCCGAGGTATTGCACTATGGAAAGCCTGGCACAGGACATGTGTTGCAACCCGGTTTTTTCTTTACGATTGAACCCATGATCAACCAGGGACGCCCTGAAACAAAAATACTGGCAGATGGGTGGACAGCCGTAACCCGAGATCGGTCGTTGTCAGCTCAGTGGGAACATACGATCGCCATTACCGATGATGGATACGAGATTTTTACGATGTCATAAAGTTTTGATGAGGATATAATAAATAGGGGGCTGTTTTATACAGCCCCCTATTTATTTGTTACACGATATTAGAATGATGTTTTAATAAAATCAGTTGCAACATCTACAGCAGATTCAACTGCGGAATCGATACTTCCACCCGCAAGTCCACTTCCAATTTTTCCTTCAGCTTGGACTTTGCCAATCTGAGTTCCATCGCGTTTAAGAAAAACTAATTCTATCGTTAGTGATCCTTCTCCGGAGTTGCCTAGACCGCCAAATAGGTAGCGCTTAAAGCGGCTGCCTTCATCATATTGAATAAATCTAAAGACTACTTGAATATCATCACCTTCGGTTAGGTGAGTTTCTTTGTACAGTTTTTCTTTAAACTTTTTTTCAAATGTATCAACAGATTCTCTTGGAACTGCAAGGGTATGCTTTCCTTCTTTAACGCTGATACTTTGTTTTTTTTCGGAATCATTGATCGGGTCTAAAACGGTTAATTTTCCAGCACCACATCCCTGAATCGCCAAGGCAAAAAAGCCTACGGCTAAAAGTGATAAATATTTTTTCATGTTTTTTTCTCCGTGTTAAAAAGTGAATATATAATATTATTCATTCAAAGTGAATACAGCTTTTACTCTTTCTTAGGAGATTGTGGGGTATACCATGATATTATGGCAGAAGAACCCCATTATTTAGGTCATCGTGAGCGGTTGCGACAACGATTTCTAACGGAACAATCATTGTTTGATTATGAGTTGTTGGAATTGCTGTTGTTTCAAGGCAACCCAAGACGAGATACAAAACCTATGGCTAAAAAGCTATTGGATGTGTTTGGCTCGTTGGAGCGGGTATTATCAGCGGAAACGCTTGATTTGGAAAAAGCTGGGTTAAACCCATCATCGATTACGGCCATCAAAATTATATATGGGTTTCATTTAAAACTGCTGCAGCAGGCGATGTACCACCGCGAATCGTTGGATACCTATGATCGTGTTGTGACGTATTGTCAGCGTCGGTTAGCGCCGTTGACTGTTGAGGTATTTCATATTGTGTATTTGGATACGCATTTTGGCGTTATTCGTGATGTGACGCATCAAAAAGGTACGCTTAATCACGTGACGGTATATCCCAGAGACATCATAAAAACTGCTTTAGATTGTGGAGCTGCTCAAGTGATATTGGCGCATAACCATCCTGGGGGAGACCCCAAGCCATCCTTTGAAGATTTGCAACTGACGCACAAAATCGTAGAGTTAGGTCGGCAATTGGATATTATTGTTGTCGATCACATTATCGTGGGACATTCGAACGTCGTGTCATTGAGAGCATTGGGGCATATAAAATAGTAAGGCTATTTTTCAACAGCGCGTCTGTTTGTACAAACTTATTATCCATCACATACTTTTGAGGTAAGTAATTATTTTGAACTGGACTATATTTTTCTGTGTTGTGCAAGATATTTGTTGTTGCAGAGAATAGTTCATCAGAAGATATCCTGTGTAATAAATTCTTTATCTATTGTATTGACAAACTTTTATAAATTAACAAAAACTTCATCTTTTAGTTTTAAGATAAATATTACAGTTAATTGAACAAACTAGTGTAATGAAATGAATGCTTTGAAAAAAAATGGATTTAATCTGAATATTGGTAAGCAAATATACGGCTTGTTACTTTGCTTTTTTTGCGTTATTGCGTATTTGTCATATGCGATCTATTCTGAGAAGAAAATTGCGATTAATTTTTCCTCAAAAGAAATCCTTGGAAATAATTATATTATAGGTATTCAGCCCTTATATTATAGCCTTTTAAAAATTAAAAATGGTCAAGAACGTTCAATTCCAGACGAACATCTTTCCACATTAGATAAGGCTGAACAAAATTTTGGTGAATCTCAAGAGATGGCCACAAAAGATTTTTATGACCAATTAAAAAGTGATCTTGAGAAAATTAATAGTAATAAAGGTAGCGCATTCGAAGTTCAGGTTGAATTTACACGGTCTGCCGTTGAAAAGCTCAACAAGTTAATCAATAAAATTGGTGATTCATCAAACCTTATCTTAGATCCTGATCTTGACAGCTATTACGTAATGGATATCATTCTTTTAAAGATTCCCTCGCTTTTAGTGACATCCTTTGACCTTCAA
Proteins encoded:
- a CDS encoding DUF4410 domain-containing protein; this translates as MKKYLSLLAVGFFALAIQGCGAGKLTVLDPINDSEKKQSISVKEGKHTLAVPRESVDTFEKKFKEKLYKETHLTEGDDIQVVFRFIQYDEGSRFKRYLFGGLGNSGEGSLTIELVFLKRDGTQIGKVQAEGKIGSGLAGGSIDSAVESAVDVATDFIKTSF
- the radC gene encoding RadC family protein gives rise to the protein MAEEPHYLGHRERLRQRFLTEQSLFDYELLELLLFQGNPRRDTKPMAKKLLDVFGSLERVLSAETLDLEKAGLNPSSITAIKIIYGFHLKLLQQAMYHRESLDTYDRVVTYCQRRLAPLTVEVFHIVYLDTHFGVIRDVTHQKGTLNHVTVYPRDIIKTALDCGAAQVILAHNHPGGDPKPSFEDLQLTHKIVELGRQLDIIVVDHIIVGHSNVVSLRALGHIK